A DNA window from Bombus vancouverensis nearcticus chromosome 6, iyBomVanc1_principal, whole genome shotgun sequence contains the following coding sequences:
- the LOC117157674 gene encoding uncharacterized protein LOC117157674 encodes MTDDPVTVERKFGSLSEYSIQVNRWILKPIGAWPSSNSTTNREKFMSWILNVICWCFSLFTIIPGVLNILLEKEDLYLKLKMFGPLSHWCVGGFNYAVLLLRQGDIHYCIKHIRTDWKTITRLEDQRVMLKNAKLGRYIACFCAAFMHGSVFCTCLVLGAFKRTIEVRNETILVYTLPCPAYKLPVQTNPGHDIILGTQFLSAFIATSSAAGAFSLATVFASHALGQLNIMVTWINEFVNQHSKDQNSNARANKIGVIVEHHLRALSLIARIERIMSPICFMEMFKCMLGMCMPSYYILAEWSEHNIQNIAAYVMIIISMTCNIFLVCYIGEIIMEKCKKIGDMVYMADWHHLPDQDIINLIMIISRSSMEVKITAGKIIDMSVLTFANVRVLNFVNFERINIYGKINIHGIFKNIHGITCDCR; translated from the exons ATGACAGACGACCCTGTAACGGTTGAAAGAAAATTTGGTAGTCTTAGCGAGTACAGCATACAGGTGAACCGATGGATCTTAAAACCAATAGGCGCTTGGCCTTCTTCAAATTCTACTACTAACCGTGAAAAATTCATGTCATGGATTTTGAATGTAATTTGTTGGTGCTTTTCATTGTTCACTATAATTCCTGGAGTATTAAACATCCTGCTCGAGAAAGAAGACCTTTACCTCAAACTAAAAATGTTTGGTCCGCTTAGTCATTGGTGTGTCGGAGGATTCAATTACGCTGTGTTGTTGCTACGCCAAGGTGACATACATTATTGCATAAAACATATAAGAACCGACTGGAAGACTATAACAAGATTGGAAGACCAACGAGTAATGTTAAAGAATGCAAAACTCGGTCGCTACATCGCGTGTTTCTGCGCCGCTTTCATGCACGGGAGCGTCTTTTGCACTTGCCTTGTATTAGGAGCATTTAAACGAACCATCGAAGTCAGAAATGAGACCATCCTCGTATATACTTTACCTTGCCCAGCGTATAAACTTCCAGTTCAAACTAATCCAGGACACGACATCATTCTTGGTACACAATTTTTATCAGCATTTATCGCAACATCAAGCGCCGCTGGCGCGTTTAGTCTTGCTACAGTATTCGCAAGCCATGCTCTTGGTCAGTTAAACATAATGGTAACTTGGATCAACGAGTTCGTGAATCAGCATTCGAAAGATCAAAATAGTAATGCTCGAGCCAATAAAATAGGCGTAATCGTGGAACATCATTTGAGAGCTCTAAG TTTGATCGCACGTATCGAACGTATTATGAGTCCAATATGCTTCATGGAAATGTTCAAATGTATGCTGGGTATGTGCATGCCTAGCTATTACATTCTTGCG GAATGGTCTGAACATAATATTCAGAACATAGCTGCATATGTTATGATAATTATATCTATGACTTGCaacatttttttagtatgtTACATCGGTGAAATAATAATGGAAAAG TGTAAAAAGATTGGAGACATGGTTTATATGGCAGACTGGCATCATTTGCCTGACCAAGATATCATAAATCTGATTATGATCATTTCTCGGTCTAGCATGGAAGTTAAAATAACTGCGGGAAAGATCATTGACATGTCCGTATTAACATTCGCCAATGTACGTGTTCtcaattttgttaattttgaaagaataaatatatatggaaaaataaatattcatggaatattcaaaaatattcatGGAATCACGTGTGATTGCAGATAG
- the LOC117157672 gene encoding odorant receptor 4-like translates to MADELIAAKKKYGNLGEYSVQLSRWYLQPMGAWPNSPSTTRREKILAQISIVICWCIVLFTIVPGFLHIILVKEDIYLKLKTLGPLSHWCVDGFNYAVLLLRQEDINYCIERVRSDWKMITRVQDRYEMWKNAKLGRYVAGFCAGFMQGTMIYTCIVLGAFRRTIKVDNETMDIYTLPCPAYKFAVQTNPTHDIILGTQFLSALVVSSGAAGSFSLATVFASHALGQLNIMVTWVDEFTNQTKQQNKQAQINKIGVIVEHHLRVLSLIARIERIMSPICFMEMFKCMLGMCMPCYYILAEWSEHNVQAMIIYVMVFLSMTFNIFLICYIGEVLKEQCQKVGDMVYMTNWYQLPDKNILSIIMIISRSHMEVKITAGKIITMSVYTFGNIIKTVFTYFNMLRQTTMI, encoded by the exons ATGGCAGACGAGCTGATTGCAGCTAAAAAAAAGTATGGTAATCTCGGTGAATACAGCGTACAGTTGAGCCGATGGTATTTACAACCAATGGGAGCTTGGCCCAACTCACCTTCTACCACGAGACGCGAAAAGATCTTAGCGCAAATTTCAATCGTGATTTGTTGGTGCATCGTATTGTTCACAATAGTCCCTGGTTTTCTTCATATAATTCTCGtaaaagaagatatttactTGAAACTCAAGACGCTTGGTCCTTTAAGCCACTGGTGTGTCGATGGGTTCAATTATGCTGTGCTGTTGTTACGTCAAGAGGATATTAATTATTGCATAGAACGCGTGCGATCCGATTGGAAAATGATAACGAGGGTGCAGGATCGGTATGAGATGTGGAAGAACGCGAAACTCGGTCGTTACGTTGCTGGATTTTGCGCAGGTTTCATGCAGGGCACCATGATTTATACTTGCATTGTATTGGGTGCGTTTAGACGGACCATCAAAGTCGACAACGAAACCATGGACATATATACTTTACCTTGCCCGGCATATAAATTCGCAGTTCAGACTAATCCGACACACGACATAATCCTCGGTACACAATTCCTGTCAGCACTTGTAGTGAGTTCGGGCGCTGCAGGTTCTTTTAGTCTTGCTACCGTATTTGCAAGCCACGCTCTTGGTCAGTTGAACATAATGGTGACGTGGGTCGACGAATTCACAAATCAGACCAAGCAACAGAATAAGCAAGCCCAGATTAACAAAATCGGTGTAATCGTTGAACATCATCTGAGAGTTCTaag TTTGATAGCACGTATTGAACGTATAATGAGCCCAATATGCTTCATGGAAATGTTCAAGTGTATGCTGGGTATGTGCATGCCCTGCTATTATATACTTGCG GAATGGTCTGAACATAATGTTCAGGCTATGATCatatatgttatggtatttctATCTATGACTTTCAACATTttcttaatatgttatatcggtGAAGTACTCAAGGAACAG TGCCAGAAAGTTggtgacatggtttacatgacgAACTGGTATCAGTTGCCTGATAAAAATATCCTTAGTATAATTATGATCATTTCACGATCTCATATGGAAGTTAAAATAACAGCTGGAAAGATAATTACCATGTCCGTGTACACTTTTGGTAAT ATAATAAAAACTGTTTTCACCTATTTCAATATGCTTCGTCAAACGACCATGATATAG
- the Or51 gene encoding odorant receptor 51 gives MRSSRDVNDHLQNNHYKSDIYHTFQFCHWILKPLGIYFFLHDHVNKFEKIVSVLLIIICCSILQFVIVPFGYYILFYEKDVNMKIKFLGPLAFCVTALFKYGYLGVKSSELGRCVKHVKKNWKMLQDKDHRAIMVRYVTMGRNLITLCAAFMYTGGLSYHTIMPLLSKKKINENITIRPLTYPGYEAFFDIQESPTYEIVYCMHCVYVLVTGNITMAAYSLTAIFTTHACGQIKIQTLRLENLRKNGKALENGIEDHLAVIVSEHVEILRFTKNIETALQGLFLIEVMLSTLLICLLEYYCMMEWETSDSVAISTYIILLTSFTFNILIYCYVGELLLGQGSEIATALYDIEWYNLPGRKARDIVLVLAISKYPLKLTAGKILVLSMNTFGVVRDLELKMKFLTNNKVYYF, from the exons ATGCGATCCTCCAGAGATGTCAACGATCATCTACAAAATAACCATTACAAAAGCGACATATATCACACATTCCAATTTTGTCATTGGATCTTGAAGCCTTTAGGCATCTACTTTTTCCTGCACGATCACGTGAACAAATTCGAGAAAATAGTGTCTGTGTTGCTAATCATAATTTGCTGTTCAATCTTGCAATTTGTCATCGTGCCATTCGGTTATTATATCTTGTtctatgaaaaagacgtgaacATGAAAATCAAATTCTTGGGTCCATTAGCATTTTGTGTAACTGCACTGTTTAAGTACGGTTACCTTGGCGTAAAAAGTTCAGAACTCGGTCGTTGTGTCAAACATGTAAAGAAAAATTGGAAGATGCTGCAAGACAAAGATCATCGTGCAATCATGGTTCGATACGTGACCATGGGCAGAAATCTGATCACTTTATGTGCGGCATTTATGTATACCGGTGGTCTGTCTTATCACACTATTATGCCATTATTATCGAAGAAGAAGATTAATGAGAACATAACGATCAGGCCGCTCACCTATCCTGGCTACGAGGCATTTTTCGATATTCAAGAAAGCCCCACGTATGAAATCGTGTATTGTATGCACTGTGTTTACGTTCTGGTCACAGGTAATATCACGATGGCTGCATATAGTTTGACGGCGATTTTTACTACGCACGCCTGTGGACAGATTAAGATACAAACGTTGAGGCTGGAGAACCTGAGGAAGAATGGGAAGGCGTTGGAAAATGGGATCGAGGATCATTTGGCGGTTATCGTGAGTGAACACGTGGAGATTCTGAG ATTTACGAAAAACATTGAAACTGCATTACAAGGATTATTCTTGATAGAAGTAATGCTGTCCACCTTGCTAATATGCTTACTCGAATATTACTGTATGATG GAATGGGAGACTAGCGATTCAGTCGCGATCTCAACGTATATCATCCTTTTAACTTCTTTCACCTTTAATATACTGATATATTGTTACGTAGGAGAGCTTCTTCTTGGGCAG GGTAGCGAAATCGCGACCGCTTTGTACGATATAGAATGGTACAATCTACCTGGGAGAAAAGCTCGTGACATCGTTCTGGTGCTCGCCATATCGAAATACCCTCTGAAACTCACGGCTGGAAAAATACTCGTTCTATCGATGAACACCTTTGGCGTTGTACGTGATCTCGaactgaaaatgaaatttttaacgaataataaagtttattatttttag
- the Or52 gene encoding odorant receptor 52, which produces MHDRPYTTVDDQLRNIHYENDIHYTLQMCQWLLKPIGVWPLVSNHTSKLEQLVSVILMIMCFSSLLFIILPSFYHIFFVEKSVHVKVKLLGPVGFCLSSTIKYCYLGVKGAFFERCIQHVEKDWKMVQDPNHRTIMLKYATVSRKLITLCAIFLYTGGMSYHTVMQFLSKERNKKNYTFRPLTYPGYDSFLDTQSSPTYEVVFFLQCFAAMIMYSVTTVAYSLAAIFVTHICGQIQVQIARLHDLVENEKRKNDGRDSMSVIVHDHVEVLRFSKNVEEALREICLTEIVESTIIMCLLEYYCMMEWQNSDAIAILTYVTLLISFTFNIFIFCYIGEILTEQCSQIGTTSYEIEWYQLPAKKAYDLILLISISHYPPKLTAGKIIELSLNTFSCVAKSSVIYLNLLRTVTDW; this is translated from the exons ATGCATGATCGACCATACACCACAGTTGATGATCAGCTGAGAAACATACATTATGAAAACGATATACATTACACGCTGCAAATGTGCCAATGGCTGTTAAAACCAATCGGAGTGTGGCCTCTCGTTAGTAATCATACCAGTAAACTAGAGCAGCTTGTCTCGGTCATCCTGATGATCATGTGCTTCTCCAGTTTGCTCTTTATTATCTTACCATCATTTTATCATATCTTTTTCGTGGAGAAGAGTGTGCACGTGAAAGTGAAACTGCTCGGCCCAGTTGGCTTTTGTCTCTCTTCCACGATTAAATATTGCTACCTTGGTGTGAAAGGAGCCTTCTTTGAACGTTGCATCCAGCATGTTGAAAAAGACTGGAAAATGGTACAGGATCCGAATCATCGAACGATCATGTTAAAATATGCGACGGTCAGCAGAAAACTCATCACACTTTGTGCCATTTTTCTATATACTGGCGGAATGTCATATCACACGGTAATGCAATTCTTATCGAAAGAAAGGAATAAGAAGAATTATACATTTAGACCACTGACTTATCCTGGCTACGATTCGTTCTTGGATACTCAATCCAGTCCTACGTACGAAGTTGTGTTTTTCCTCCAGTGCTTCGCTGCTATGATCATGTACAGCGTGACGACGGTTGCATACAGTTTAGCTGCGATCTTTGTTACTCACATTTGTGGACAGATCCAAGTACAAATAGCAAGATTGCATGATTTAGTGGAAAAcgagaagagaaagaacgaCGGCCGTGATTCTATGTCCGTTATTGTGCACGATCACGTGGAAGTTTTAAG ATTTTCGAAAAATGTTGAGGAAGCTTTGCGTGAAATATGTCTGACGGAGATTGTCGAATCGACGATTATTATGTGTTTACTCGAATATTATTGTATGATG GAATGGCAAAATAGCGATGCGATCGCCATATTAACTTACGTTACTCTGTTGATCTCCTTcacatttaatatatttatattttgctaCATAGGCGAAATTCTCACTGAACAG TGTAGCCAAATTGGTACAACTTCCTATGAAATCGAATGGTATCAGCTGCCAGCTAAGAAAGCTTATGACCTAATTCTACTGATCTCCATATCTCACTATCCACCAAAGCTGACGGCCGGAAAAATAATTGAACTGTCTCTGAATACTTTTAGCTGt GTAGCAAAATCGTCggtaatttatttgaatttactTCGAACAGTTACTGACTGGTAA